Part of the Woronichinia naegeliana WA131 genome, CTTGATCCATTGAGGTCAGCGATCGCGGCCTGGTGACGGTGTTAACGGGCTTGGCAACTTGACCCAGGGCGGGAAACATCAAAACTTTTCCCAGGGCGATCGCGGTGATCAACAGAATAATCCAATGGCCAGAATTTTTATCAAACATCGTCAATAATTGCAGAACTTTTGGACAGATATTTCGCGGTTAAAGACTTGACCACAATATAAAGCACTGGCACAACAAATAGGCTTAAAAAAGTGGCAACTAGCATTCCACCAAAAACGGCTGTTCCTAAAGATTGCCGACTACTAGAACCGGCTCCGGTAGCAATCAATAAGGGAATATTGCCGAGCAGTGTGGCGAAACTGGTCATTAAAATGGGGCGTAGTCTTCCCTGGGCGGCGGCGATCGCGGCTTTAGTAATCGATAAACCCTGTTCTCGCAATTGGTTGGCAAATTCGACAATCAGAATTGAGTTTTTACTGGCTAAACCAATTAACATTACTAACCCAATCTGACAGTAAATATCATTGGCAAAACCCCGTAAAAATTGGGCTGCTAAAGCGCCTAAAATAGCTAGAGGAACGGCCAACATAATAATAAACGGATCAACATAATTTTCGTATTGGGCCGCTAAAACCAGAAAAACAAAGAGCAATCCCAAGGAAAAGATAATGGGAGCCAAGCCGCCTGATTCCAATTCTTCCAGGGAAACCCCCGACCATTCATAACCAAACCCTAAGGGTAAGATTTTCTTGGCTAAATTTTCCATTTTTTCAATCGCCTGACCAGAACTGACCCCTGGTGCTGCCGAACCATTGACGGCGATCGCCCGAAAAAGATTATAGTGATTAATCGTCTGGGCACTCACTTTGGAAGTGACAGTTACCAAATTAGATAGAGGAATCATTTGATTGCTATTAGAGCGCACATAGAGTTGATTAATATCCTCTGGACTATTGCGAAATTGCTGATCGGCCTGTAAATAAACCCGATAGGTACGATCTTGTAAAATAAAATCATTCACATAGCTCGATCCCATCGCTGTTTCTAGGGTTTTAAAAATATCATTGACCTCTACTCCCAAAATTTTAGCGCGATTACGATTCACCTCAATTAATAACTGGGGACTATTGGCCTGAAAAGTGCTAAATACCCGTTGTAATCCAGGGGTTTGATTAGCTTCACCTAATAACATTCCCATCGTTTGTACCAAAGTTTCTAAATCACTGTTGGCACGACGATCCTGAAGTTGAAAATTAAAGCCACCAAAGTTTCCTAAACCTCGAATAGCTGGTGGATTGAGAGGAAAAATACTGGCCTCAGGAATCTGGGAAAATTGACCAAAGAGTTGTCCAATAATTGCCTGTACGGATTGATCTGGCTTTTTGCGCTCTTGCCAAGGTTTAAGGGTTGTGAAAATAATGCCTTGGTTAGCACTACTGCCACTAAAACTAAAACCGCCCACCGTAAAAGTTCCCACCACTTCTGGCACTTTTAAAATTGTCTTTTCTACCTCCGTCATAATCTTGCTGGTATATTGCAAAGAAACCCCTTGAGGAGCCTGAATCAGCGTAATAAAATAGCCCTGATCTTCTTCTGGTAAAAAAGCGGTAGGTACGATGGTATAAAGCCAGATCGTCACCCCAAAAAGAGCGATAAAAATACCGATAATGAGAGCTTTTAGACGGACTAATTTAAAGAGTGAATTCTCATAACTGTTTTGGATAATGCTCAAAAATCCATTAAAACCATTGAAAAACCAGGCAATCCAACGAGGCGGATGTTGCCCCGATCGCAACCAAAGAGCGCAGAGAGAAGGGGTTAGGGTCAAGGCCAGAAAGGTAGAAATACCAATGGAAAAGGCGATCGTCAGCGCGAATTGTTGATATAAAGCTCCAGTTGTACCAGGAAAAAAGGCAACGGGAATAAACACCGCCATTAAGACTAAAGAAGTGGCAATCACAGCACTACTTAACTCCTTCATAGACTCGCTGGCAGCTTGGTAGGGCGGCAAGCCTTTTGTCTGAATAAAACGACTAATTTGTTCAACGACAATAATGGCATCATCGACAACCATGCCGGTCGCTAAGGTTAAACCAAACAGAGTTAAACTATTGATGGAAAAATTAAAGGCTTTAACAAAAATAAACGTACCCACTAAAGACAGGGGAATGGTTAAAGAAGGAATCAGTGTGGTGCGCCAATCCTGAAGAAAAATCAGAATTACGAGAATGACCAACGTGACGGATTCAATTAAGGTTTTGATCACCTCAGACAGAGACTCTTTTACAAAATTAGTGCTGTCGAGAGCGATTTGATAATCAATCCTTTCTGGAAAATCCTGGGACAATTTTTTGAGTTCTGCTTTCACCAGTTTGCCGACTTCTAACGCATTACTATCAATCAACTGATAAATCCCTAAACCAACCGCATCATAACCGCGATAACGAAGAAAGCTATTATAATTTTCTGCTCCCAATTCAACTCGTCCCACATCCTTAAAGCGAACAATCAGACCATTATCGCCCGTTTTAAGAATCAGATTATTAAAATCCTCGACATTGGTTAACTGACTACTAGCCCTTAGATCGATCTGAAATTCCTGCCCTTTGGGTGCGGGTTCCTTGCCAATTTGACCAGCTCCAACCTGCAAGTTTTGTTCTTTTAAAGCCTGAACAATGTCATCGGTGGTTAAACTTTGACTGGCTAATTTAATCGGATCCAGCCAGAGTCGCATGGCATATCGTCTTTCCCCAAAAATTCTCACCCCTCCTACCCCTGATAACCGTTTAATCGGATCGACTAAATAGCGATCGGCGTAATTACTTAAAAAGACATTATCATACTTGCCATTGGCACTATATAAGCCAATTCCTAATAACAAACTATTAGACTGCTTACTAACATTAACCCCAGTTTGTTTAACCGGTTCAGGAAGTTGCGGTTCGGCTAAAGAAACCCGATTTTGCACATCAATGGCGGCAATATCCTTATCCCTGGAACGGCTAAAGGTAGCGGTGATACTACTGGTTCCATCATTACTACTGCTAGAACTGAGATATTTTAAGCCTTGTACACCATTGATTTGTCGCTCTAAAATATCGGTGACAGCCTTTTCAACCACTTCGGCACTGGCTCCACTGTAGTTGGCTGTTACCTGAATTTCCGTGGGAGAAATATCGGGATATTGGGCAACGGGCAGATTCACTAAGCTAATCATTCCGACTAACAAAATCAGTAAGGCACAAACACTGGAAAAGACAGGGCGTTTAATGAAGAAATCAACAAACATAAGGGAAAATTAGCAGGAATTTGACGGTGAAGCAGTTGAGGATTTGGGTAAGACCCATGAGAAGATGGGGTGAGATTTTCGATCTAATATTTTTTGACTTAGTGTAACGCTTGCACACCGTTAAGAAACTGCTACGGGTTGAGATTGCCTTTAGATGGCATTGTGTCCTATTCTGCAAGCTTGACGATCAAGGGCTTAAACGCCTTACCTGTCGGTGTTTTAGAGAGCAAACTGCTGAACACTGCAGGGCGAACGCATCTAAAAATGATACAGATGCAAGAACATTATAGAGGGATGGATAAGGGAAAATAAGGAAAAGTGCATAGAAAACAAAAGCGATGAAACTCCGACCCAAATATAGACTGGTAGAACACTTTGCCGAAATAGATGACCCTCGCATCGAACGAACAAAACGGCATAAACTCATTGATATTCTAACGATTGCCATCTTAGCCGTCATTTGTGGAGCAGAAGGTTGGGTAGCCATGGAAAGTTTCGGCAAGGCTAAACATCAATGGCTAAAAAAAATTTTGGAATTGCCGAATGGCATCCCCTCCGACGATACGTTTGCGCGTGTATTTGCTAGTCTGAATCCAGAGCAATTTCAAGACTGTTTTCTGCATTGGGTCAAAAGTATAGCGGAGGTAAGTGAGGGAGAAGTCAGCAATTCCAAATTCAGAATGTAGTCAAAGATACAAAAGGCTCAATGTATTTACTGGCAAGGGTTTTGCTATGAAAATTGCCAATTAATCAACTAGGAAGAATTCGAGACAGCGAGAGAAACTGAGTCATCAAGCATAAAATCTAAAAGATGATGCCAGCTTTCAAAGAACAGATATTTGGTCAAAGAGAGAATATCTTGAAAGAATCCCTTACGAGTGCCGCGTTGGACGCGAATTCTCTGGTAACGTTCATCAACCAAACCTAAAACCGTGTGCAAGAGAAAAGCCAGCAAATTCAGGGTAAGCAAAACAGAGGCGAGGTGTTGTTTACCATGCCCAAAATTATGCTCTAAGTGATAGCCTCGATTTTTGAGAATATTGTGATTCTCGTTCTCAGTACGCCAACGAGTCCGTCCAGCACGACAGACATCAAGAACGATGTGAGGGGTGAGAAAATGATTGGTAATCCAACTATTGTGATAAAGAAGTTGAGCATCGGATTCGCGGTGGATTTTTAGCTCACACCAGTTAACCAACAAAGCAGGCTGTTGGTCTCGCAGGGGAATCTGATTGAGATAACGGCAGTGCCAAATCTCGAAATACTTCCCATTCCAACGTCGGTGTTGAGTGGTTTTGACTTCTCCATTAGCTTCTAAATAGTTTAACCATTCATAGAGTGTGGGATGAGAAGTCGGTAAACAGACGAAGATAAAGTTGAAATCGTGGTCGAGACAGTGCTGACAAGTGGGCTGACGACTGTACAAGTCATCCCCTAGCAGAGTTATCTTCTGTCCCGCAAACAAACTAGCATGGTTACTTATCCAACGTTTCGCCGCATTTTGCTCACAATCTTGCTTTTCAGAACCGTCTTGAGGGGTGATAAATTCAGGGGGTAAGGAAAAAACTGATTCATGGTCTGGGGAAACAATCACGGGCAATAATGCCTGATGGAAGTAGGTGACTTTTCCCTGTTTTGACGTTTTGGTTGAACAGCATGGACAATTTACTTTTTCCGAACTGTAGTAATTTGTCCCATCCATTGCTACTAGAAGATTTCCCCTCAATATTTCATAGGCTTTCAAGAATCCCATGCTCCTCAATGCTTGGTAAATTAACCCAAACAAAGGGAATAGACTACTCGCTGCTACCCCATCCACAATGTTGCGAATCTGTTCTACTGTTGGTATTTTTTCTAGTCCAAACAAGCTCTGAGCATTATCTCGCCCACAACGGCTGTTAAGCTGACGTTGGTACTCTAAAAATGACTCATTTTGCATAAAAAAGGCGGCAAATGCCCCCAGTATCGCCTCTCTTAGACTATATTTCGTTGCATTACTAACCGAACGGGGGTCATCTATCTTCCCAATGACCTCGTTTAAACAGTGAACGATTCCGTCAAAACTTAGGTCGTTTACTTCCATCTTTCTCTCTGCAAAATCAGTAGACACTTTTCTCTTTATTCATAACTTCCTATAGGTCAAAGTTTTTCTGTCTCTATTTATACCATTTGAATTTGGAATTGCTGGGGAGAAGTGATAGCGATTGACGGCAAAACCCTTCGCCACTCCTATGATAATGCCAACGGAAAGGGCGCAATTCAGATGGTAAGTGCATGGGCAACAGCAAATCGTCTAGTACTAGGACAGTGCAAGGTGGAAAGCAAATCGAATGAAATCACGGCGATTCCTAAACTCCTGAAAATGCTAGAGGTCAAAGGTTGTATCGTAACGATTGATGCCATGGGAACTCAGACAAAGATTGCCCAACAGATAGTAGGGCGAGGGGGAGATTATGTTTTGGCATTGAAAGGCAATCAAGGTAATCTATGTGAGGATGTTGAACAATTATTTGCTCATGCTCAAGCGATTAATTTTGCGGGAATTAAGCATGATTTTCATCAAACAATAGACAAGGGACATGGACGGATTGAAATTCGCCGTTGCTGGACGATGGAACAAACAGAATTTTTGCTGGGTGGGGAGAAATGGGCAAAGTTGACGAGCATCTGTATGATTAAAGCGGAGAGACGATTGAAAGACAAAACAGAGTATGAGACTCTCTACTATATCAGTAGCCTGCCGAGTAATGCTCAAAAATTATCCCAATCTGTTCGTAGTCATTGGTTGATCCCACATTCCGCAGGTTGTCGAAGAGGAGCACTAGTTCACGCGAGCTAGTATCGGTACTTGTGCATTGATTTCGGGCAAGGATAAAAAATGTCAATAAAGTTCTAAAATGGAGTCTTGTCTTAGATAGGGCTTGCTGAAAAAGTCAAAAAACGAAAGAAATGTGGGTTAGGGAAGTATGGACTGAAAAAGCATAGATAACTTATCCTTATGGAAACAAATCAAAATACAGATTTTGTTTAATCTATTGTTCCTTTCTGTCTAAAAAGGTCAACACAAATCACTCCTCACAAAAGAGAGGAAAATTAACACCATTTTTCACAAGAAAAACGACTCTACAACTTTTTACTTTTTGTCTTCTGAAGTAGAGTAGAAAGATTCATTACCAAAAAGTTCATCGCAATTACCGTTTCCGAGGTCTCAGGTAGTTTGGCCATCACTCGACCAAGACTAAATTTCCTCTTTCCCTGTCCGAATTTACCCTCAATGGCATTACGCACTCTTTCATCTGAGCGTGCCTCTTTCTTTTTTTCTTTGCTCACCTCTTTCGGCGGTCTTCCCAATCGGGGACCACTCATTCTTATATCCCTTTCTTTACAATAAGCTCGATTCGCTTTTGTTCGATAGATTTTATCCACATGAACCGATTCCGGATAACATCCTGTTTCCCTTTTATATTCTTCTATTCGCGCTTGTAAATCTCCCGATTCGTTGTAATTATCCCAACTTAATTTGTCTAAGAAGACAAAGCCATTCACATTACTTGCCGATATTTTAGCTCCAAACTCTACTGCTTTTCCCGCTTTTCCACGCACTATTGGACGCACGTGAGGTTGGCTTACACTCACAATTCTGTTTTCTACTTTATTTGTCTTTTTTTCATACATTTCTAACTGTTGCTCATACACTTTTCCTATCGTTACAAGCTCTTCTTGCTCTTTTTTCGTTAGTTTTTCTAACTTTGCTCCCTCTTCTATCATTTTTTCTATATCAGACAAGTTTCTTTTTATATATCCTAGTTGTTTTTTTGTTCCTTTTCTTCTTTCTTTTTTTGACACACGACGTTTTTTTGCTATGGCTAAGTACTCTTTTCTTGCCACTTCCCTATAAGTCCTCGGCTTTTCTTTCCTTTTCTCTTTTATTTCTTCATACAGCTTATCTATTATTTTTTCTGTTTTTTCTCTGGCATCATTCAATATTCCTATATCCGTTGGATATTTTATATCTGCTGGTGTACAAGTCGCATCTAACAATAACTTTCCTTCATTTTCTTTTTTTTCTGACGCTACACCCGTCGCTTTTTTTTCTATTTCTTTATTAATTTTATTTATTAATTCCATTCCTATTTTTTTACGAAAATGAACCATCATTGACGCATTAAATGCTTCTTTGCTACTATAGCTTTCCATTCCTATAAAGTACTGTAAATAAGGGTTCTCTTTTATTTGTTCTACTGTTTCTCTGTCACTTTTTCCTGAAATTTCTTTGATAATTAATGCTCCTAATGCCATTCTAAATGATTTGGCTGGGGCTCCTTTTTTTTCTGTGAAGTTTTTTGCATATTCTTCCTCATATTCTTCCCAAAGAATCATTTTTGACATTTCTATCCAACGATTTTCTTCGTCTAACTGCCCGCCGAACAGATTTTTCAAGTTTTCTGGTGTTTCAATTGAGTACTGTTGCTTTCGGTACATCTGCTTTCTCTCTTCTTAATGCAATGGTTTTGAGGCATTCTACCCTATTTTCGTGCATTCTAGCGGTTCTTAATTCGCCTACTATTTTTCTCCGTAAAGGTTTCAGCTTTTTTCAGCAAGCCCTAGATAGAATCAACAGTAAAAATGAATAACCTAAATATTAAAGACCTCGACCACTTAGGAATCGTAGCGGGAATTATAGATGAAATGGGTTTAGTAGAAATTATCGATGAGGAAGTGGGAACTCATCCTCAAGAAAAGCTCAGTGTAGGTACAATAGTAAAAGCAATGATATTAAACTGCTTAGGATGTATCAATGCTCCGTTATATTTGTTGAGTGAGTTTTTTAAAGGAAAAGCATTAGAACACCTATTAGGAGAAGGAATAAAAGCAGAAGATTTAAATGATGACAAGCTAGGAAGGTCATTGGATAAGGTATTTGGAGTGGGGGTAAAAAACCGGTTCACGAAAATAGTCCTAAAAGCGGCAGCAATCTTTGGAATAGAACAAAAGTCAAAGCATTTAGACTCAACCTCAATGTCTGTACAAGGGAAGTATAAGGAAAGGATAGAAGATGAGGAAGACGAGCAGACAAAAGCCATAAAAATAAAATTTGGTTATTCCAGAGATAAACGACCAGACCTAAAACAGTTTATGTTAAATATGATATGTAGTGGAGATGGTGGTGTCCCTCTCTTTATGCAATTAGGAGATGGCAATGAATCGGATAAAAAGGTGTTTCCCCAGATAATCAAAGACTGTCAAGAAAGGTTGAATATGGAAGGTTTATCGGTGATGGATGGAGCTTTTTATACGGCGGAAAATGTGGGCATGGCGAGGTCAATTCAATGGTTAAGTCGTGTCCCTCTGAAAGAAGCCACTGAGACTTTGGCAAATATATCAGAAGACCAATGGCAGCAGGGTGAACAGGACGGTTATCGTTGGCAAGTGAGGGCTTCGGAATATGGGGGTGAACAGCAACGATGGCTTGTGGTCGAAAGTGCTCAACGTCTCCAGTCCGATAATAAAGCTATAAGTCAAAAAATTGAGAAAGCCGATAAAGTTGTCAAAAAAGAATGGCAGAAACTTTGTGGACAGAATTTTGCTTGTGAGGCCGATGCTCTTACTGAGGCTCAACTCTGGCCAAAAACCTTGACTTATCATCAACTCAGTCAAGTTGAGGTTCAGACTATTGGGTGCATCCCACTTAAGATAATACATTGACACTCAAAAGAGGAGAGTGATTGAGATAAGCACATCGTAGCCGAAGAATACGAGAAACATTATGAAGATGCCAACGTGCTCCCGACAATTTAACCCTAGCTCCCACCTGTTTAATCTTAGACTCCACATCACCAGAACCAATCACAATACCAAGCTGTTGATAGTATTGGTAATCAGGGATACGCTGATAATGCTTCGTCAAATAGGCTTGAAAATTCTTTGCCCTCTTGCTTTTGACTCCATCAAACGCATCTATTGCCTTGTTCACAAAACCCCGCCACAGTAAATGCTCCACTGCTTCTAGCCGTTTGAGAGAGCCACCCACTTTGAACAGATTCTCCTTGAGATGATACCAATCCAACACCTCTCGTCGTATCAGCCACGATTGAGTGGCGAAACTCTCTACCGCATTCCAGATTGCGGGATGACCATCTCCCAAAAAGGTCACTATTGGGGACAAAGGTTGAACATTGCTCCAATTCTTTAAGCCCTCTGGGTCTTGGAAAAAGGCTTCACAGACATTGCCATGAAGACTCACCAGTTTATAATCTCGCCACTGTCCCCCTTCCTTCTCCTCGCCCCGCAGACAAATCTTTCCCCCATCTATACTGACCCCCGCACTCTCTGACTGAGCTTGAGCTAAGGGCAGTTCTGTCCGTTCTACCAAGCGATGTAAACTGCTATGTCCTACTTTTATCCCCATCAACTCCTCTATATCTTCTTCTGCTTGTTGGTAGGATGTTTTCGCACTGGCTCTTAGACAGCATTTCTCTAAACCTGGACTTAAGACGATTTTTGGCGACACCTTTAGTTTTCTGGCTTGTTTTTGGCTTATTTCCACTTCTCCGACTAGGGTTTTGATTTTTCGCTTGTTTCCAGACCGTTTTTTTCCCCCTTCTGAAAAAAAAACTCCCCCATTGTTGGCCCCACAATTTCTAACATCTGGGTTCTGACTTCTACTTCGATGCTTCCAAAGTCCTTCTGTTTCTCTGGTTCCGTATATTTGCGCAGGATACGGGCTGATTCGGTGAGATGCTGTTTTAACAGTGCTTTTTCTTCTGGGGGAATCGGTAACATACTTTTTTCGCTCATCAGTTTTTTTCCATTTTACCCCAGATTCTATGTACTACTTTATCCGGGATGTACCCATTTACATTTATTCTTTTGAGGATGGAAAACACTTGACAGAAGAGGTAAAAAAAATGGTTTAATTTCTATAACAAAGAGCGATTCCATCAAGCTTTAGAATATCAGATGCCAGACCAAGTCTACTGGACAAGTTTGAATTTGGCTTGAGAGGACGTTTTTAGTTAGGGAGTCCGTTAACTTCAGAGCTTTACTCCCCGCTATTTTTGTTCAGTCTATTGGGGCCACCTCACTGACTCCATTGTGGAAGTAATAGGTTTAACCGGAACCTTGGTAATTGGTAACTGTGTTACGGCTTAATTTATCGAGTAAATTTAGACGAACGGCATTAGAGTTAGAACTAGGCAGTCTGGGGTCAATAGTGGGAAATATCTGCGTTGAGCCTTAACTGCCAGCGTTGCTGGGTCTGCACTAATTGAGTAATTGAAGCAACAGGAACTTTGGCGATCGCATTTCTGCCTAATAAACTGGTCGCCACTTCTGCCACAGTGGCCATGTGTCCCACAAATAACAAATTGCCGGAAAATTTTGTAGTTAATTGCTCGGTAACTACTGCTAAACGAGTCATCATCGCCGTTTCCGTTTCCGGATAGGACGGTATAACACAGGAACAATAGTGGGGTTCAATCAAGGGATATTGACGACAGAGTGATTCCCAAGGCTCCGTTTCCGGCCTTTCCGTTATCCAGTGGGGATTTAACCATTCCCCTAGGCCCGCCTCCACTTTAACGGATAGATT contains:
- a CDS encoding ISNCY family transposase encodes the protein MSTDFAERKMEVNDLSFDGIVHCLNEVIGKIDDPRSVSNATKYSLREAILGAFAAFFMQNESFLEYQRQLNSRCGRDNAQSLFGLEKIPTVEQIRNIVDGVAASSLFPLFGLIYQALRSMGFLKAYEILRGNLLVAMDGTNYYSSEKVNCPCCSTKTSKQGKVTYFHQALLPVIVSPDHESVFSLPPEFITPQDGSEKQDCEQNAAKRWISNHASLFAGQKITLLGDDLYSRQPTCQHCLDHDFNFIFVCLPTSHPTLYEWLNYLEANGEVKTTQHRRWNGKYFEIWHCRYLNQIPLRDQQPALLVNWCELKIHRESDAQLLYHNSWITNHFLTPHIVLDVCRAGRTRWRTENENHNILKNRGYHLEHNFGHGKQHLASVLLTLNLLAFLLHTVLGLVDERYQRIRVQRGTRKGFFQDILSLTKYLFFESWHHLLDFMLDDSVSLAVSNSS
- a CDS encoding ISAs1 family transposase, which gives rise to MIAIDGKTLRHSYDNANGKGAIQMVSAWATANRLVLGQCKVESKSNEITAIPKLLKMLEVKGCIVTIDAMGTQTKIAQQIVGRGGDYVLALKGNQGNLCEDVEQLFAHAQAINFAGIKHDFHQTIDKGHGRIEIRRCWTMEQTEFLLGGEKWAKLTSICMIKAERRLKDKTEYETLYYISSLPSNAQKLSQSVRSHWLIPHSAGCRRGALVHAS
- a CDS encoding histidine phosphatase family protein → MKRTVWLVRHGHRLDFASPEWFETAARRYDPPLSAEGLEQVQKLSQRLAPEKIDHIFCSPFLRAVQTAYPLADSLNLSVKVEAGLGEWLNPHWITERPETEPWESLCRQYPLIEPHYCSCVIPSYPETETAMMTRLAVVTEQLTTKFSGNLLFVGHMATVAEVATSLLGRNAIAKVPVASITQLVQTQQRWQLRLNADISHY
- a CDS encoding ISKra4 family transposase, with the protein product MKTLVGEVEISQKQARKLKVSPKIVLSPGLEKCCLRASAKTSYQQAEEDIEELMGIKVGHSSLHRLVERTELPLAQAQSESAGVSIDGGKICLRGEEKEGGQWRDYKLVSLHGNVCEAFFQDPEGLKNWSNVQPLSPIVTFLGDGHPAIWNAVESFATQSWLIRREVLDWYHLKENLFKVGGSLKRLEAVEHLLWRGFVNKAIDAFDGVKSKRAKNFQAYLTKHYQRIPDYQYYQQLGIVIGSGDVESKIKQVGARVKLSGARWHLHNVSRILRLRCAYLNHSPLLSVNVLS
- a CDS encoding IS1634 family transposase, producing the protein MNNLNIKDLDHLGIVAGIIDEMGLVEIIDEEVGTHPQEKLSVGTIVKAMILNCLGCINAPLYLLSEFFKGKALEHLLGEGIKAEDLNDDKLGRSLDKVFGVGVKNRFTKIVLKAAAIFGIEQKSKHLDSTSMSVQGKYKERIEDEEDEQTKAIKIKFGYSRDKRPDLKQFMLNMICSGDGGVPLFMQLGDGNESDKKVFPQIIKDCQERLNMEGLSVMDGAFYTAENVGMARSIQWLSRVPLKEATETLANISEDQWQQGEQDGYRWQVRASEYGGEQQRWLVVESAQRLQSDNKAISQKIEKADKVVKKEWQKLCGQNFACEADALTEAQLWPKTLTYHQLSQVEVQTIGCIPLKIIH
- a CDS encoding efflux RND transporter permease subunit; this encodes MFVDFFIKRPVFSSVCALLILLVGMISLVNLPVAQYPDISPTEIQVTANYSGASAEVVEKAVTDILERQINGVQGLKYLSSSSSNDGTSSITATFSRSRDKDIAAIDVQNRVSLAEPQLPEPVKQTGVNVSKQSNSLLLGIGLYSANGKYDNVFLSNYADRYLVDPIKRLSGVGGVRIFGERRYAMRLWLDPIKLASQSLTTDDIVQALKEQNLQVGAGQIGKEPAPKGQEFQIDLRASSQLTNVEDFNNLILKTGDNGLIVRFKDVGRVELGAENYNSFLRYRGYDAVGLGIYQLIDSNALEVGKLVKAELKKLSQDFPERIDYQIALDSTNFVKESLSEVIKTLIESVTLVILVILIFLQDWRTTLIPSLTIPLSLVGTFIFVKAFNFSINSLTLFGLTLATGMVVDDAIIVVEQISRFIQTKGLPPYQAASESMKELSSAVIATSLVLMAVFIPVAFFPGTTGALYQQFALTIAFSIGISTFLALTLTPSLCALWLRSGQHPPRWIAWFFNGFNGFLSIIQNSYENSLFKLVRLKALIIGIFIALFGVTIWLYTIVPTAFLPEEDQGYFITLIQAPQGVSLQYTSKIMTEVEKTILKVPEVVGTFTVGGFSFSGSSANQGIIFTTLKPWQERKKPDQSVQAIIGQLFGQFSQIPEASIFPLNPPAIRGLGNFGGFNFQLQDRRANSDLETLVQTMGMLLGEANQTPGLQRVFSTFQANSPQLLIEVNRNRAKILGVEVNDIFKTLETAMGSSYVNDFILQDRTYRVYLQADQQFRNSPEDINQLYVRSNSNQMIPLSNLVTVTSKVSAQTINHYNLFRAIAVNGSAAPGVSSGQAIEKMENLAKKILPLGFGYEWSGVSLEELESGGLAPIIFSLGLLFVFLVLAAQYENYVDPFIIMLAVPLAILGALAAQFLRGFANDIYCQIGLVMLIGLASKNSILIVEFANQLREQGLSITKAAIAAAQGRLRPILMTSFATLLGNIPLLIATGAGSSSRQSLGTAVFGGMLVATFLSLFVVPVLYIVVKSLTAKYLSKSSAIIDDV